From the genome of Acropora palmata chromosome 4, jaAcrPala1.3, whole genome shotgun sequence, one region includes:
- the LOC141878622 gene encoding monocarboxylate transporter 10-like: MRSREVQVFGLESSGHTPRSRTDSCWSWLVCIAGTVSVVIVVGLVSSFGLLLPIWMETFQANRQQIAWIGSLYISSGCILYPVGCYLTGRFGYRFAAALGSTVGIIGFTLASFSSEVWMLYLTYGIFAGFGHTMIYNSCFLAVLQYFAKWRSLAVSIVASGSALGMLAMSQLTQIVLSASDWQWTVRGFSGLYFVCGLCSTLFVPLENQGETRKSDDMNKEEDRAPPLYRNISFIIFLISITILLMVTFVPHVHIIQYCAQELDIPSSKSSMLYTYYAIASFFSRHLFCKLGDYINRLYLYQVGMTICGLSVVCLPLARSFGSVVALFVVNGLFEGSMNGQWSLLLYDCVERNKVDQAMGYFSVCTGVGFAIGPSLAGLMADEFGFYAPSFYTAGALGILGATMGCLVSFTKHKTQSHNNEDISSDEFLLVSEKVTAL; this comes from the exons ATGCGAAGCAGAGAAGTTCAGGTCTTCGGGCTCGAAAGTTCAGGTCATACGCCCCGGAGCCGTACTGACAGTTGTTGGTCATGGCTGGTATGCATCGCTGGAACAGTATCAGTTGTAATCGTGGTTGGTTTAGTTTCTAGTTTTGGCTTACTTCTGCCCATTTGGATGGAAACGTTTCAAGCAAATCGGCAACAAATAG CATGGATTGGCAGTCTATATATTTCCTCGGGATGCATCCTTTATCCCGTTGGTTGTTACCTCACGGGTCGTTTTGGTTACCGATTTGCGGCCGCACTGGGTTCCACTGTGGGAATCATTGGGTTTACTTTGGCATCGTTTTCCTCTGAAGTGTGGATGCTATACCTCACGTACGGAATTTTCGCAGGATTTGGACATACAATGATCTACAATTCATGCTTTCTAGCAGTTCTTCAGTACTTCGCTAAGTGGCGCTCATTGGCTGTTAGCATTGTAGCATCGGGATCAGCTTTGGGCATGCTAGCTATGAGCCAACTCACACAAATTGTGTTAAGTGCATCTGATTGGCAATGGACAGTCAGAGGATTTTCTGGTCTATATTTCGTGTGTGGACTATGCTCAACTTTATTTGTGCCTTTAGAAAACCAAGGAGAGACAAGGAAGAGCGACGACATGAATAAAGAGGAAGATAGAGCACCTCCTTTATATCGCAACATTTCCTTCATAATCTTCTTGATTTCCATAACCATCTTACTTATGGTGACCTTTGTACCACACGTACACATA atacAATATTGTGCCCAGGAACTTGACATACCGTCCAGCAAGTCATCAATGCTTTATACTTACTACGCCATCGCTTCGTTCTTTAGTCGACACTTGTTCTGCAAACTGGGAGACTACATCAATAGACTTTACCTTTACCAAGTGGGAATGACAATATGCGGGCTATCTGTAGTTTGTTTACCATTGGCACGGTCTTTCGGATCTGTGGTAGCTCTTTTCGTGGTCAATGGACTATTTGAGGGGAGTATGAATGGGCAATGGTCTTTACTGCTTTATGACTGCGTTGAGAGAAACAAAGTCGATCAAGCCATGGGATATTTCAGCGTTTGCACAGGTGTGGGTTTTGCAATAGGACCGTCGCTTGCTG gattgatggCTGATGAATTCGGGTTCTATGCTCCATCCTTCTACACAGCCGGCGCATTGGGAATACTGGGAGCCACAATGGGGTGCCTCGTTTCATTTACAAAACACAAGACTCAAAGTCATAACAATGAAGATATCTCTTCTGATGAATTCCTCCTAGTTAGTGAAAAAGTTACAGCACTGTAA